AGGCCGAAGGAGAGTGACAGAAGTAAAAGAGATGAGggtaacagcagcagcagtagtagtaAAGAAAGAAGAAGCAACAGATCAGACAGTAGCAAAGAGTATGAGCGAAGGAATATACGGGAAACGGGTAATAAATCTGAAGATAAAAGATCTAAGAAACAAGTTGATGCTTGTGGGCAAGATTTTACTTCTTCCAAATGGGAATCTCAACGAAAGGATGCTTATAAGGAGAAATCATCAAGCAGACTCGATGAACCATCATCAAAAAGCAGAAGGTCTCACGGCCATGACAAAGCTAGAAAGATGGAGGATCTGAAATGCCCAGTCAGAAATGGAAATTCTGATAAGAGTTGTTTTGGAGACAAGGGTATAGACaaggacagagaaagaaaaagaggtgGACATTTGGATCATAGGGTACATAAGCACAGAGAATCAAAAAATTATCTTACGAAAGATGATAGAAAGAAATCTCCTAAAAAGCACAATGTTGTCGGAAAAGGTCAAGATAGTAAGAATGAGCAGGACAAACACCTTGAATCTGAGTCTTCATCAGTGGTGGCTGTCAGCAGCAGTCCCTGCAAAACAGCTGAGGATAATAGTCCAGACAAAAAACTGAGTTTCATGGAAACACTGAATCTTACACTATCGCCTCTTAAAAAGCAAAAGCAGTCTTCTGATCTCAAAGAAGCAACATCTGAAGATGCATCACCTCATAACAGCAGATTATCTGATGCTGGGGAGGAATTCTTTGTCATTGATGAATTAAATAACAGCCAGAACAGAGTTGAGGAAGTGGATGAGGTCCCTGTGCCCACAACTGCAGGTAAAAAAGAAGACCTGACCAGTTCTTGCAAAGAGTCTAGACAAGTTGTTGATCTTTCCACAGCTATAGTCTCTGAGAAGCCATCAGGTGAACAAACAGATATGGATGTACAAGAAGGGAATGCCATGGAAAGTCAAGAGGCTGTGGACAAAGTGTTAAATGTCAGTGTTAAATGCTCAGAGGAGAAAAAGAACAAGATTTCAGATTCCAATGTGTTAGACAAAGATTCATTATCAAAATTAACCCTTACAAGAGAATCTCCAAATCGTGTCTGTCATAACAGCCCCAGAGACTCTCCAGGAATTATAGATAATTCTGTTGTCTCTAATATTTTGCCTACTAAAACTTCAGAAGTGGTAGTTTCAGATAATATTCCTGATTCAATTGTTGAAGTTTATCAGCAGCAAGATCCTATTATTGCTGTATCTGAGGACACTTCTCCAATGAAAATCCAAAGGAGTCCTCAGACCAAGTCTCAGGATTTACCACCAGCGTCAAATGGGATTTGTCAAGATGATGTGTCGTCCTCAGACAAGGCACAAAGTGTTCCTGAGATTAATTCTTCTAGGATTTCTGATAGTTCTGTCAACGTGGAAGTGTCCTCTAGCACAGTTAGTGCAGATCTTGATGAGCCAAGAAAAGTTATTTGTGATTTTGAACAAGTGGATACTTCAAAACTGGACTGTAAGGGAGCAGGGGAAGCAATTGACAATTCAAAAATGATTGAAACACCGCACTCATCTGAAAATCTGAAAACCTCTGAAAAATCCCATCAGAGTCCATCATGGGGTGAGAACAATGTGGCTCCAAATGATAGCACTACTGTCAGAGAGGAGGCCATGTCATCTTCACAGCCTGGTTTCTCAGAGCCAGATTCCACAGAGAAAGAGGAACAGAACACAAAGTCATCAAACCCTGTTGTGTTTTGCCCTGATGAAGACTCCATGATGCTTACTCTTAGGAACATCAGAGTTATCCCAGAGGCTCTCAGCCCTCTTACAAGCCCAGTCCGTCAGGTGAAAAAGGTACAGCCACAGCGTGCTGAGAAGCAACCACATGTCAAAAGTCTTAACAAAGGTAAgcgtttcttttttgttgttgttgaaagtaTGGATTTAATATTGTATGCATCATATAATATCCAGAATAGCATTATTTTTCTTATGAACAAAgctgaaaaaaattcaaaattgaaaTACACGTTTGCGTGACTTGACCTAATGGGTTTTGTCTACAACTTGCTAATGttaatttcttattgttttgttttttccgaTCTCTCAACTGTAACCACTGGATGCAATAAGGATAAAGTGAAAATGGACATGAACAAGGAGAATAAGTCACCTGACTCTTCTGTCACAGCTTCCTCCTACAAAGGGACAAAGGACACCCTCTCGGCTAGTGGAACTGAGGAAGATGAACTAGAGGATGGTGAGATAGTGAGTGAGAGTGAGGAAGAGGGACCTCTGTTTATCCAGACTCCTCCAAGAGAAAAGGACAAATCAACCTCAGGGACTGATTCAAGTCCAAAGCTATCTGGAGTTGGGAAAAGAGTGTCCCAAAAGAAATCTTGCATCCCTGCTAAATATTCAGAGCGAAGCAAGAGTTCAAAGTCGTCGTCTTCTAATGACAGTCCCACCTCAAGTAAAAGACGTTTTAAAACTGTCAGCCCACCATTGAAAGCAGCAGTCTATACCATTGACGGATTTATGGACATGATCGGATCAATTCGATCAGAGTTGAGGAAAAAGTACATGAAGCTTCAGAAAAATGTCACTAAAACTGCCTTCTGCTGTATAGTGGATATGTCTCAGGCTTCTTTTATAGAATTCATTAATGCTGTTGACTTGGATAAATTGTGCTGCCAAGGTAATGACATCAAAGTTAgacttaataaaattatttcatctATCATGAGCAAGGTCACCAAGAATGGCATCGTCAATCGTATCTTTGAGCAGAGAGCTGGAGACCTCAAGCAGAAGTTGTGGACATTTGTGGATGGGCAGTTTGACTTCTTGTTCAAGGAACTGAAGACAGCACTCAAAAGTGGATCTGAGCCATCTAAGGATGCCTCATTGGATAATGAAAATGCAACTCTTAAAAGAAAAGAGATTGAAAGTGAGGTGGTGGAAAAAGAACCTTTTAACACATCTGGGCATCTTCACAGAACCAAGATGTCAAAAGTTGACATGGGAAGTTTTGTCAGAGAGGCCCCTCCAAATAATCTCCCTCGCAGGGGCCTTGGGAGCAGGggtaaaaacataaaagctgTCATGAATGAAGAGGATCAGCCGGCAAAGTTGGCAAGTGCAACATCACATCAGCTTCCTCCTCAATCCTCTGAAAGGTCTGTCCATGAAGGTACCTCTGGATCTGAGACTAGAATCTCTTCCTATGTCCGACGTCTCTCCCATAATGGATCGATTCAGGATAAGTCAGACTTTGAAATTCTCACCGAGCAGCAAACAACAAGCTTAACCTTCAACCTGGTCTCTGACTCTCAAATGGGAGAGATATTCAAGTGTCTTTTGCAAGGGTCTGATTTGCTTGAATCCAGTGTTCCCATAGGTGACAATACAAGTTGGCCACTCAGCACACCTCGAAAGGAAGGACTTCCAGGGGAGAGTTTGATTGGGATTATGACACCTAATAAGACAACCCCATCTAAGTTCCTCACATCCTGGCCTTCCATTTCCCCCTACAAGTTTGCTTCGAATAGCAAAATGCCGGTAGACCCAGCAATTCTCGATGAGAGCTGCTTGCTAGAAGTTCCTTCTAATTCTGAACCATGCCAGCTCCCTCTTCATTCAACTGTATTCTCTCAGAAATCGTACTCTATCTTGGCGGAAGATCTAGCCGTGTCCCTTACCATTCCCTCACCACTGAAGTCAGATAGTCACTTGAGTTTCTTGCACCCTGGAACTGGACAGCCGCTGTCTGCCCCAAACAGTGTCCTGAGTGCCCATTATAGTGAAGATGCTCTTCTTGACGGAGAAGATGCCACTGAGCAGGACATACACCTTTCTCTGGACACCGACAACTCCAGTTGTGGGTCAAGTCCCAGCAGGACATGGGAAGCCTCTGATCCACCCTCTTTCCAATTCCAACCCAATTTACAAATGCAGGCTGTAGTAATGGAGAGGTCAAATGATCATTTCATTGTGCGAATAAGACGAACATCATCTGGCCCAATTGAAAGCAATCAAAATGAAGGGAAAGTGGCACCAGAATTAGCTGAATGTCCAGAGCCGACTCCTAAGCCTAATCTCACTCTGACCCATCAAGACTTGGGTTCCACACCTGGAGAGACGTCGAACAAAATCCCAACTAAGGTAAACGAGTCATGTCACATTTTCGATAAAGCAATAGAAGCTCAACCATCAAGCCAAAAATCCTCATCTGAAGGGGTTTGTGATGACAATGCTGAGCCTGATTCTGAAGCATGTGTTATTGAGGAAAGTAGTACAACAGAGACTGAAACATCAGAGGTGGTTTCAGGAAACATAAAGAACGCCATACAGAGCTCAAGCGCACCAGAGTCTGAATCTGAGAGGGTGTCAAGGAAACGCAAGGAGCACAGATCAGCGACAAAGGCAAAGCGCCAAAAAGTAGAGAAATCTCAAGATAAACATTCTAAATCCAAGCATAAGAAAAGGTCAAAATCCTCCAAAGAAAAACACTCCAAAATTGCAGAACCCCAGGTGTCCCCTAGCAGCCTGTCTGCTAAGAATGTAATCAGGAAGAAAGGGGAGGTAGTGGTGACGTGGACCAGGTGAGTTTATAGAATTAATACCAAAATGGGTGGAaaccaaagtccttttaagacaagtcatgtccctcggtggccatctttgaaacgcctcttgggcatgcaagtgcaactcctatctctttgaatggggaaacataaaattctccaaaactgttcactaaacttacgattaaatttcatatttgaaatcaccaaagaaatctgacaacaactgtgtaataaatgttgttactttggctcaaatagcgttataaaagGCTTTTTGTTTAGGCTAGATCAGCCTGtgtgcatgcgcagtcctgagcgcacgtctcggagagctgactgtttctatagcaaccgggacttctaacggcagctgcagtgatgtgcTGACTTTAtagattagcgattggctctttcattcagaaggcggggcttcctgcgattgatcAGCCATAtcgagcgttgcatttttccccattcaaaactatacgagtgacatgtcttgggtattctagtCTTTGTGGAAACTTAGTGTGCATAACTAAGTACAGAAATACACATTAAGTCAAAGCAACCAATTAATAAGCTAATGTATTTTGAAGACGAAGATCGGGACATACTCATTGAGCTTAAAATGAAAGGCACTTCACCAAAGACATTTGCTGCTCTTTCAAAAAGGCTAAAGAAGTCATCAGAGCAGGTATGCTTCACTATCGTGCTCTTATATGAAGCAAGTTAAACAGCTTTGTTATAAATTAATGATTGATGTTTTTTGACAGATTGAGGAGCGATTCTCTCAACTGATGAAGCTGTtcaagaagaaagagaaaatggaGAATTGATTTTAACGAAAAAGTTTGAACTGACTTTATGAGGGATGCTGATGCACGTATCAGAATCTCCTTAGACTCCATAGGCAGAAATATGATacattgattttgaaaatgtgtattatttctgTTGATGTTCATCTGTTTGAAAAAAGCACTTACAGTTGTAACTTCCCAAAAGATCTTCAGTAAATGGTATAATCTGTtttagaggcttttttttttttttggctgacatTCAGTGTTATCCAATTACCAAAATTCATAATCAGAGCAGACACCAATTAGGCTACATTTTTATTACCTAGAGATTTATTTGCAACGTGGTATGCTCTGAAATTGACCTTAATCCCTGTCAAGGacataaacagacacaaaaaagTAGATAAATGACGgttcatattattttaagtgCATAAAGCCCTGTGCAGTGCCATGCAATTTACTTGTTTTTGGCAAGTTGGTGATTGCAAAAAGTAGTGCAGATACTGTTTTGTTGATGCTGACATTtttatgcaatggaaaaaaaaagtattcgaAGGAATTACAAGTTGACTTTTGCAGCATTTGCAATGCCTTTGAAACCTACCTCTGAAGACTACAAATGCTTTTAAATCTTTGACCTAAATGCTTGTCTGCCAGTAGGCCACATGTTTTGATCACTTAATTTTTCCCTCCTTTTGTTTTGTGTACAGTATGAGGTTGGCGTTGGAATAACATGGCTCTAAATGTTGAGATGGAAAgaatatttgcttgtttatttgttttggtcCTCAACTGTCAGACTTTGAGTTTAAAATCTTTTTCATTAGTCATCCTGATAGAAGAAACTTGATATTTTCCTATTAAGAgtaacatgtttttgttgttttatagggAATGAGTAAAGGGATTGTTCCcttgtgtatatatttgtaaagtTTAATTGAACTGAAAGATTTTTAAGTTTGAActctttttaaaccattttatttttctcaacaAGAAAAATGTAGATGTgggaaaaatacattgtatgttgttcggaaatacattttgtaaatatttgtaacttCTGACAAACCTCTCAatcttttgaaataaagcttatttatttaaatgtttattttgagaagAATATTTCTTTTTCTATATTGCGTTCTTCAATGCATAATCTTCCTCAGTGATTTGTAGCTCTTATTTTGgattagtaaattttttttatatcatgggATTAAATAGAACCTACTGTGTAGAACCAAACAGTATCGGGAAGTTTGTAAAATGATACAGCAAAAAACAAGGGCAAACtactgatttttaattttaataatttttccattaatgttaaccaattgGAGGTTAAGGGTTTTCGGCAATGCTTGAAATCCCTAAATAACTTATCACCATAATATTTAGGCTTACTATTACAGTTTGTATACCACTGGGTATAAATGCAGTCACTGAACAATTCCCAGCTCATTGACAATACTATGGTCCAGGCATAAGTGGGATATTTAGGTCACAGACTGGCAGTTGTTAACCTTACTTCACCTCTGAAATCCAGATCTAACTTCTGTCCACACTTATGTAACCCGTGAGACTTCAGCGTGTTAGTactaaatacttttataaaagtttttaataaatgtataaaaatttagtttttagccattttgaaaattatatgaGATCATTTCTAGACTCAAATGACAGCTGAATTCATGCTAAAAATTCTAACTAAAATTCATGTACATGAACActataatactttatatattaatatatttaaaaaattaaaaggtaaaacACATAAGCCTACTGTAAGTAAATGAGGTTCAGCTGGTAGGCTGTAATTAAATCTCAAAATTTTGTGCCTAGTGAAGTGTTATTGGTTACGTGAGGCTGAACAGTATCCACTTGTTGAACTCTGCAGTTAATTACATATATCTTATTTCTAAGCGATTAACAGGTGGCTCACATTGCTGAAGTTACATCACTCTCAGACTACAGACAACTAAAAATAGCCCTTCAAGCGTTTGACTATGAAATCGGACGTGTCTCATTGATCATCATGTCTCACCTAAAAACAAAGGCTGTATTAATGGAATACTGACTTATTGCTTACTAAATACTACACAATAGACACTGTACACtgcatattatttttcagaattagTGAATAAGTATATTACgcaacaataaatgtttcaagAAACAGTGTGctaaaacaaaatgtgtaaaaatgtcttcAGTTTCGGTAGTCATTTGGTAGTTTGGTAGTCAGTATAGCCAATACCAAGATGCGTTCAGATTTTACAAGTATTCGTTATTAATTATCTAAACTATAGATACTTTGGCATATTTCCACACAGGTCATGGGGTATTTTGGGATTGTTGCTAATATGTTCCCCATGACCCGCCCTCAACAGTTGTGATGCAAGTTAGCCCCTCAGGGTACCGTCCAGCCTACAGATCGATAGCAGCATTGTATGAGTTCAATGCACAGAGAAACTGGACTTCATTCAACAAAGCAATGTTCACAGAAGAGTACTAAACACTCCCACAAGGGGGAAAGGATACTGGAGTTGTATGatattgtttttgtgtgatgGACTGATGCAGCAAGTGTTCTGTGAATACCACAAAAATGTAAGTTTCCCTATATAATTGGATGTAGGTAATCTAACATTTTTATGTGacctagtctatctatctatctatctatctatctatctatctatctatctatctatctatctatctatctatctatctatctatctatctatttcttaGAGATTTCTAACCTTCACTTTTCCAGTTTTAGGCCATGCGAAAATGGGAGATTGGAACTTGCTAGGGAGTATCTTGGAGGAGGTTCACATTCACTCCACCATTGTAGGCAAAATCTGGCTcaccattctttttattttccgTATGCTCGTGCTCGGGGTTGCCGCCGAAGACGTGTGGGACGATGAGCAAAGTGAGTTTGTGTGCAACACAGAGCAGCCTGGATGCAAGAACGTCTGCTATGACCAGGCATTCCCCATATCCCTCATCCGATACTGGGTCTTGCAGATCATCTTTGTCTCCTCACCTTCTTTGGTGTACATGGGTCACGCACTATACAGGCTCCGGGCACTAGAGAAGGAGCGCCACAAGAAAAAAGCTCAACTGaaggtggagctggaggagaCGGAGGCTTTGGAGGAGCACAAAAGAATTGAGAAGGAGCTTAAGAAGGTGGAAGAGCAGAAGAAAGTGAGGAAGGCTCCTCTGAGGGGTTCCTTGCTGCGCACATATGTGTTGCATATCATAACAAGGTCAGTAGTGGAAGTGGGATTCATAGTGGGGCAATACGTGCTCTATGGTATCGGACTGTCACCGTTATACAAGTGCGAGCGGGACCCCTGTCCCAATAGTGTGGACTGCTTTGTTTCACGGCCAACGGAGAAGAACATCTTCATGATTTTCATGCTAGTCATCGCAGGGGTGTCTCTGATCCTCAATCTCCTGGAGATATTCCACCTTGGTGTGAAACAGATCAAGCAGGCCATTTATGGATCCAAGTACATTGGAGATGACGAAAGTATTTGCAGGTCAAAGAAAAACTCCATGGTCCAACAAGTATGCATCCTTACCAATTCCTCACCACAAAAACTTATGCATTTGACGCACACTTCCCTCGCGGTTGTGCCCGATGCACAGACAGCACCCATGCCTCACTATATGCCAATGGCTGCTCCTCCATCTAGCCAAGAGGTGCCAAACAGTGACCCTAATGGAGCTGAGCAGCCTCTCAGGCAGAACCGTCTTCCTAGCCAGCCTGAATTTCAGGCTCTCCAACAGTTAGGAGCAACAGAACGACGACCCACTTTGGACAACCGTCCGCAGTCCTGTAGCAGTGAGGAGTCTGGGCCCAAGGGCTCTGGACCGCCCAAGAACATCGGTCAGCAGCCCAGAGCTTCATTCAGAGCCAGTAACATAGAGATACCAGCATCATTACGGAAACATAGCCGAGTCAGTAAAGACTTCAGCGAGGAGAGCGATTCCCAGGAGAGCGGGAACCACCCCACTGCCAGGAAAGCCAGTTTCATGTCACGAGGGCTTTCAGAAAGCCCATCCGAAAGTGCAGCCTCCAAAAGTGGATCGGACACAGAGGCCAACCGTATAGCTCAAGGAGAGAGTCCAGCTATGACACCGCCTCCTGCCACTGGACGCAGAATGTCAATGGTGAGTAGAAAAACACACTAATGCTTATCCACTTGTTGAGTTGTGATGAAACAAATACTGTTTCTTCCACTCAAGTGGGTTTCAAGTGAGAATACTACCTTAACAGCCGTTGAGCGCTATGAGCACTTTATGCTTTTAAAACTCATGGTGTACAGTCTCCGGACTGATGGTGTCTTGGACACCACCACtgtctaaaaagttttttttttttttggtagtgctACAATACAGAAGAATGTTTATTAACACCCcatttgttgtatgtttttgggATCTGATAGTGTTTGGACCCAGAAACTATGACAAGTGATGTCAGACTTAATAGCCAGATACTAGTTATgataatttgtcaaaaaaatcaTGAACATGTTTGGtattttgcaaaattaaaaaaaaaatgtttaaacaaaaagaaaagaaaaatgctcATCATAACAGTAATTAGACAACAAAGGCAGTATTCACGTTATATCAAATGCCTGTTTAATTTTGCACTTTTGTCAGGGACTACAATgctgttttcatcaaaaaagaaaagttgttttaaccagagtaaaacatattataattaataGATGACAATAAACtgacaatcaatcaataaaactcCAACCCAAGtgtgaaacattttgttttaattttgtgtggGCAAAGTGCACCTATGTTAGGAAAgagtataaattttaaatattgatatctAGCCcaatgattcattcagtaaatATGAACAACTTCTCTCTCTTTTCAGAGCATGATTCTGGAGCTGTCTTCAATCATGAAAAAGTGACATTTTGGAGTTTGAAGTATCAGCTGTGCTCTGAGCAGAGAGCAATGGGATGGATATCGCTGTGTGTACCTCTGGCTTAATTTTCATTGACTCCATAATTACTGCAAACattataattacacattaaaataatttaactgacTTACTGTAGTGCTGCTCTCAATAAacgcttataataataataataataataataataataaaaaagcattttaacacACCTCTTTTCAGTGCTTGTATCATTTCTGGTTTTCATTAACAGTGTTTAATAAGAACATGAATTGTGCTGTGACATTTTGCATATGAAATCTATGACTAAGCTCAAAGAGCAATCAATGGATATCTATAACAACAATCAGTCTTAAAAATGCGAATTGACTTAATTAGGCATAttcttttgtgcattttataGATAGTGGGGTATATCATCGGATATGTTTTTGAATCAGTCAAGATTTAagggctttatttattttttttaattattacttttctttAAAGTCTTGTAAAAACAAGAATTTTTAGCAAATAGCACCTGTTACAAATCCCTACTGTGAAATAAAGTGCTTCTGTATTCACTGCGATATTATTATTAGAACTTTGGTTGTCTATCTCCAAAATGTAATACTtcattcttaatatttaataaacaaaatatctcATATCCGTCCTTTATACTATCTCAAACTGTTTTATAAGCTGTTCTAAAACAGCCGATGAGTTCAGAATGAGAATGTGCTCTACTGCCATCTGGTGGTGAActtcatattataaaaatatttgacctTTAACACTGTTTAAACCTCGTGTGATTATAGAATAATGACCTAATACATGTCTTATTTTAACGTTAAGTTTCCACTAGTGGGAGCAACATAGATCTACTATCAGATTTCAGGAAATTGGCTCACCCAggcctcattaacatatcaataCATGCTAAATTTAGTCTCACCCTAGATACAGTTAATCTCACACAGCTGAGGCAAACTTAATTTAAAGATTGATGGGTGTTAATTCTTGAGTACTTGGACAAAACATGTGAATGAAAACGAGAAAATGAGTTTTTCTTGTCTCTCATAAATATAGCTACagttataatacataaataatctcAAATATTAACTGGAAGTACTCACAAATATAATTAACttcagtgaatgaatgaacataCAGGATGTTTTTTTCCCTCCCCACAAAAGACTTTATGGTGGTAAGAAAATCAACATTTTGCAAATCACACATACCGTATGACCTTTGTAAAATAAGAGAAACTCAACCCCCCTCAACAAATGCTTTATTGTTTGTGTGACCGAGTTGGTTTAACTCAGGGGTAAAAAAGAACTATAAAACTCACCAGAGTGTGTGCAGTCTTGCTGAACTCAAAGCAGGTCAAGTTTGGAAAGAGGGCCTTCAGAATGAAGGCTGACTTTGATTTTgcctgatttatttttataaatcacttttatgaaaataaataactgaaattagaGTTAACCTTTCATGTGGAAATATGTGTTGCCTtccttgagcatcagtaaatgtttccaccttttgtaatagctgtgtatgagtccctcaattgccctcagctcagtgtgaaaagatggatctaaaaatcatacagtcactgttggaaatgattcaaatatgcagaagatgctggaaaaccacaGAACGTGCAGGAGCtagaggatttttctgaagaacagcaggcagctGAACTACTCAGGACCAGCGCAGGACTCATggacaactatcacaaaacagaaagaccgtcatggatcatccaggaaaccacacacagtattaaaattcaagggtatgtaaacttttgaacggggtcatttttttaaataaattattattttgtcttgtggacaatatataaacatctgttatgtgaaatagcttattcaggacagtattaaataaacaataacatgcaattttcatgatccctcttattaaGTTAaaatttgcatattctgcaaggagTATATAATCTTAAAggacacctatatatatatatatatatatatatatatatatatatatatatatatatatataaacacacacaaagaagaaCTTATAAATGGTTCTAAATGAGCTTATTGAACAATGAGTGGGGAATCAAGCAACTACGACACAACTTACATGATATGtttctttatttcataaacaGAAATGGTGTCTAGACAAAATCTGTCAATTATATAACACTAGCAATTGAAATGCATGAAAATGAGTCCTGCACAATACCGTATGTACAATGGTTTTTAAGTCATTAGGGTCATGTAGCATttcgaaatgaaaaaaaaagtaaaaactcttAGTACAGAATAAGCAAAGAAACAGCTACCTCAAATCGACAATATTAACACAAAACAGTCTTCTAGAAAAAATGCGATAAAGAGtcagaaagagagatagagagagaaaaacaactcGTGTGACTACAAGCCAAAGAGCTATTCCATTAAAAATGATGCACCAAAATCTACCAATACAATAATCCATATAATCTGTGTAAAAAGCATGTAGAAAAAACACCTGATGCAGTTTGCTGATACAGTCATTGACCAGTAATGAGAGGTATGAAGGATTTCACAGGTAGataagtgtgagagagagagagtccgctCTGCTAGCCGAAACATGGGGGCTCACAGCCCCTGCATACACTCTTCACTTGAATGTGAACTATGGCCTCTGGAAGTTCTAAGGCAAAGTTGGAGGTGC
The sequence above is drawn from the Cyprinus carpio isolate SPL01 chromosome B20, ASM1834038v1, whole genome shotgun sequence genome and encodes:
- the casp8ap2 gene encoding CASP8-associated protein 2 isoform X2; protein product: MDLTDEYYGDLDDKPFGTLHHNEDSVDIYSGLENSPKIDGHRGKVNPLLSPRTMESMDIYEDIIREEQEEKEATYNELKQKCDEAQKQVKELISQLQLLETKNSSLNNENILLKKNICSVIKTARMEIVRKDEEISRLSNRSGRGSYFRRSQMESGPTNTRHSLNNSNSSVLESQGARQDNVVSEVNQHKGRNSVSDPCAYPPTTSTPATQPFEVLQRCPRTDLDSPLQCQNKSAAKSDSKTLTVQPQQESGTVHPNRTSHTSTVADVSNAPKTSDSALRVPDTTTDSQFSTLKDNKNSSSKQADKLEKTQKCTSRDKECNSKDKNVSQKAQRRVESKLGRTEKELKKGNFVSSENRNQQPEVPVVLKSSEQSKSPSSQSHKASQSVSSQLSKNSFKTAADVETQSQGHMHHQNPDRTSRETKHSGLSSTTCTLVDETSHSQNHKGKKRDASGHERKEEKSSSAERRSRTERSRDHEQKRPKESDRSKRDEGNSSSSSSKERRSNRSDSSKEYERRNIRETGNKSEDKRSKKQVDACGQDFTSSKWESQRKDAYKEKSSSRLDEPSSKSRRSHGHDKARKMEDLKCPVRNGNSDKSCFGDKGIDKDRERKRGGHLDHRVHKHRESKNYLTKDDRKKSPKKHNVVGKGQDSKNEQDKHLESESSSVVAVSSSPCKTAEDNSPDKKLSFMETLNLTLSPLKKQKQSSDLKEATSEDASPHNSRLSDAGEEFFVIDELNNSQNRVEEVDEVPVPTTAGKKEDLTSSCKESRQVVDLSTAIVSEKPSGEQTDMDVQEGNAMESQEASNVLDKDSLSKLTLTRESPNRVCHNSPRDSPGIIDNSVVSNILPTKTSEVVVSDNIPDSIVEVYQQQDPIIAVSEDTSPMKIQRSPQTKSQDLPPASNGICQDDVSSSDKAQSVPEINSSRISDSSVNVEVSSSTVSADLDEPRKVICDFEQVDTSKLDCKGAGEAIDNSKMIETPHSSENLKTSEKSHQSPSWGENNVAPNDSTTVREEAMSSSQPGFSEPDSTEKEEQNTKSSNPVVFCPDEDSMMLTLRNIRVIPEALSPLTSPVRQVKKVQPQRAEKQPHVKSLNKDLSTVTTGCNKDKVKMDMNKENKSPDSSVTASSYKGTKDTLSASGTEEDELEDGEIVSESEEEGPLFIQTPPREKDKSTSGTDSSPKLSGVGKRVSQKKSCIPAKYSERSKSSKSSSSNDSPTSSKRRFKTVSPPLKAAVYTIDGFMDMIGSIRSELRKKYMKLQKNVTKTAFCCIVDMSQASFIEFINAVDLDKLCCQGNDIKVRLNKIISSIMSKVTKNGIVNRIFEQRAGDLKQKLWTFVDGQFDFLFKELKTALKSGSEPSKDASLDNENATLKRKEIESEVVEKEPFNTSGHLHRTKMSKVDMGSFVREAPPNNLPRRGLGSRGKNIKAVMNEEDQPAKLASATSHQLPPQSSERSVHEGTSGSETRISSYVRRLSHNGSIQDKSDFEILTEQQTTSLTFNLVSDSQMGEIFKCLLQGSDLLESSVPIGDNTSWPLSTPRKEGLPGESLIGIMTPNKTTPSKFLTSWPSISPYKFASNSKMPVDPAILDESCLLEVPSNSEPCQLPLHSTVFSQKSYSILAEDLAVSLTIPSPLKSDSHLSFLHPGTGQPLSAPNSVLSAHYSEDALLDGEDATEQDIHLSLDTDNSSCGSSPSRTWEASDPPSFQFQPNLQMQAVVMERSNDHFIVRIRRTSSGPIESNQNEGKVAPELAECPEPTPKPNLTLTHQDLGSTPGETSNKIPTKVNESCHIFDKAIEAQPSSQKSSSEGVCDDNAEPDSEACVIEESSTTETETSEVVSGNIKNAIQSSSAPESESERVSRKRKEHRSATKAKRQKVEKSQDKHSKSKHKKRSKSSKEKHSKIAEPQVSPSSLSAKNVIRKKGEVVVTWTRDEDRDILIELKMKGTSPKTFAALSKRLKKSSEQIEERFSQLMKLFKKKEKMEN